A part of Rhopalosiphum maidis isolate BTI-1 chromosome 3, ASM367621v3, whole genome shotgun sequence genomic DNA contains:
- the LOC113559406 gene encoding cathepsin B-like cysteine proteinase 3, with amino-acid sequence MAKFIILISVVLLSVYLTEQAHFLSKEYVHTINKVAKTWKAKQNFPEYMTKEQIVRLLGSKSLKGALKSPIKEYDSKYTDDVEVPNFFDARIEWKHCKTIGEVRNQGNCGSCWAHGTTGAFADRLCIATNGNFNELISAEELTFCCHACGFGCNGGNPIRAWQYFKRHGVVTGGNYNTTDGCQPYKVPPCIRDEEGHNSCSGQPTERNHRCSKSCYGNKTSDYKSGHYKTKDAYYLTNSTMQIDTVVYGPIESSFDVYDDFVNYESGVYQKTENASYLGGHAVKMIGWGEENGTPYWLMVNSWGEQWGAKGLFKIRRGTNECRIEESSTAGVPSV; translated from the exons atggctaaatttataattttgatatctgTGGTATTACTTAGTGTTTACCTTACGGAACAAGCACATTTCTTAAGTAAAGAATATGTACACACAATTAACAAAGTCGCTAAAACTTGGAAG GCCAAACAAAATTTTCCCGAATATATGACCAAAGAACAAATCGTCCGATTGTTAGGCTCGAAAAGTCTCAAAGGCGCTCTTAAAAGTCCAATCAAGGAATATGATAGTAAGTACACGGACGACGTCGAAGTCCCGAATTTTTTCGACGCAAGAATAGAATGGAAACATTGCAAAACAATTGGGGAAGTGCGTAACCAAGGAAATTGTGGATCCTGTTGG gcACATGGTACTACCGGAGCGTTCGCTGATCGACTGTGCATAGCGACGAATGGGAATTTCAATGAACTCATATCCGCCGAAGAGCTGACTTTTTGCTGTCATGCATGCGGTTTCGGATGTAACGGAGGTAACCCGATAAGAGCATGGCAATATTTCAAAAGACACGGCGTCGTCACCGGAGGCAACTACAACACCACCGat GGATGTCAACCGTACAAAGTACCACCTTGCATACGAGACGAAGAAGGACATAATTCGTGTTCGGGACAACCGACAGAACGCAATCACAGATGCAGTAAGAGTTGTTACGGCAACAAGACGTCCGATTACAAAAGTGGCCATTACAAAA cgAAAGACGCATATTACCTCACCAACAGTACAATGCAGATAGACACGGTGGTGTACGGACCAATCGAGTCGTCGTTTGACGTTTACGATGACTTTGTGAATTACGAATccg GAGTTTACCAAAAGACCGAGAACGCGTCGTACTTGGGAGGACACGCGGTCAAAATGATCGGATGGGGCGAAGAAAATGGCACACCGTATTGGCTGATGGTCAACTCTTGGGGCGAACAATGGGGCGCCAAagggttatttaaaatacgcaGAGGCACAAACGAATGCAGAATTGAAGAGTCGTCCACAGCAGGCGTGCCGTCAGTATAA